One region of Dehalococcoidales bacterium genomic DNA includes:
- a CDS encoding RHS repeat-associated core domain-containing protein produces the protein MLKPKSPQASFYGSITYHPFGDRRNSQGDLATDRLFTGQRLDDTGLYYYGARYYDPIISGSKAVRNSQAGSRVSLS, from the coding sequence ATGTTAAAGCCTAAATCTCCTCAAGCTTCATTTTATGGAAGCATCACCTACCACCCCTTCGGAGACCGCCGAAATAGTCAGGGTGATTTAGCTACGGACAGGCTCTTTACCGGCCAGAGGCTGGATGATACCGGGCTCTATTACTACGGGGCAAGGTATTATGACCCAATAATCAGTGGCAGTAAAGCGGTCAGAAACAGCCAAGCTGGCAGTCGTGTATCTTTATCTTGA